The sequence below is a genomic window from Halanaerobiaceae bacterium ANBcell28.
CTTTTTACATGCAACACAACCAATAGTTCCGGCTTTACAAGACTCTTCTATTTCCGGAATCCCTTCTTTATTAAAAGCCTTATGATACTCAAAAACAGTACATACCTCAGGATGACCAGGATCATCTTTTCTAATTCTGGCAGGATCTGTTTTGGCTTTTCTTATACTGGACTCAACTTCTTTTACAGAGTCCGATAAAAATATAGCATTATTGAGACTTTTGCTCATTTTATTTTTACCATCTATACCAACAAGTCTTGGAAAGTCTCCTATTAAAGCTTCTGGTTCAGGAAAAACAGGTGCATATAATTGATTGAACTTTCTAGCTATTTTTCTTGTTTGCTCTACATGAGGTAATTGATCACTTCCAACTGGAACTAAATCAGCTTTACAAAAAGTTATGTCAGCTGCTTGACTTACTGGATATCCCAAAAATCCATAAGTCATATCATTATAACCATATTGTGCTGATTCAGATTTTATTGTAGGATTATGTTGTAATTGATTCACTGTAACTATCATTGAGAAAAAAACTGTTAATTCAGCTATTTCAGGAATTAAAGATTGGACTAATATTGTAGTAATTTCCGGATCAATACCAGCTGCTAAATAATCTTTTGCTACCTGACGTATATCATTAGACAGTTGCTCCGGTTTCTCAAAATTAGTAGTTAAAGCTTGTACATCAGCGATTATCAGAAATGTATCATATTCATGTTGTAATTTAACTCTATTTTTTAGAGTTCCAACATAGTGACCTAAATGTAATTTACCTGTGGGTCTATCTCCAGTTAATATCCGTTTTAGCTTTTTTTTCGCCATAACTATCAACCTCTTTCAAATTGAAAATTTTTATTAATGATATCAAATATTATACTTATCGTCAAGTATATTACTTTTTATTCTACTTGACTTTATACTTATAAATTGATAAAATAATAAACAGTAATAATTATCATTTATAATTTAAAGTGAATTTTATAACCGAGAGGGGAAAAAGAAAATGCCAAAAACCAAACATCGAATGACTAAGCAACGTAAACTTATATTGGATGTACTACGCAATACAAACATTCATCCAACTGCAGATTGGATATACGAACAAGTAAGAAAAGACATACCTAATATTAGTCTAGGTACAGTTTATAGAAATTTGAACTTACTTGCTGACATGGGTAAAATTAGTGTTCTTGATTTCGGTAGTTCATATAGTAGATTTGATGGTAATCCAGATAATCA
It includes:
- the trpS gene encoding tryptophan--tRNA ligase, with translation MAKKKLKRILTGDRPTGKLHLGHYVGTLKNRVKLQHEYDTFLIIADVQALTTNFEKPEQLSNDIRQVAKDYLAAGIDPEITTILVQSLIPEIAELTVFFSMIVTVNQLQHNPTIKSESAQYGYNDMTYGFLGYPVSQAADITFCKADLVPVGSDQLPHVEQTRKIARKFNQLYAPVFPEPEALIGDFPRLVGIDGKNKMSKSLNNAIFLSDSVKEVESSIRKAKTDPARIRKDDPGHPEVCTVFEYHKAFNKEGIPEIEESCKAGTIGCVACKKNLSNKINELLEPMRERRVKYDNNPNLVDEILIEGTKKARKIGKQTLAEVREAMHLDYF
- a CDS encoding transcriptional repressor, whose amino-acid sequence is MPKTKHRMTKQRKLILDVLRNTNIHPTADWIYEQVRKDIPNISLGTVYRNLNLLADMGKISVLDFGSSYSRFDGNPDNHYHFSCNNCENVYDLDIPIGKIINQEIAKKKGFQVENHRLEFYGLCPSCTNK